One Janthinobacterium sp. TB1-E2 genomic region harbors:
- a CDS encoding response regulator has protein sequence MKEKATIRVFIADDHAIVREGLKQILADTKDIIVAGEAENGHDAIKLFRGSKCQVLLLDISLPDRSGIEVLKQIKKEKPELAVLMLSMHREDQYAIRSLKAGAAGYLTKQSAPRELVTAIRQVAQGLKYISASLAQELANTVGEDHETALHDTLSDREYQTLVMIASGKAVGAIAEELKLSVKTVSEYRARLLVKMKLKNSAELTHYAIRNQLVD, from the coding sequence ATGAAAGAAAAAGCCACCATCCGGGTATTCATCGCCGACGATCACGCGATCGTGCGCGAAGGCTTGAAGCAAATCCTCGCCGATACCAAGGACATCATCGTGGCCGGCGAAGCCGAAAATGGCCACGACGCCATCAAGCTGTTCCGTGGCTCCAAATGCCAGGTGTTGCTGCTCGACATATCCCTGCCCGACCGCAGCGGCATCGAGGTACTCAAGCAGATCAAGAAGGAAAAGCCGGAACTGGCCGTGCTGATGCTGTCCATGCACCGCGAAGACCAGTACGCCATCCGTTCGCTCAAGGCGGGCGCGGCAGGCTACCTGACGAAACAGAGCGCGCCGCGCGAGCTGGTCACGGCCATCCGCCAGGTGGCGCAGGGCTTGAAATACATCAGCGCCTCGCTGGCGCAGGAACTGGCCAACACGGTGGGTGAAGACCACGAAACGGCCTTGCACGACACCTTGTCGGACCGCGAATACCAGACCCTGGTGATGATTGCCTCGGGCAAGGCCGTGGGCGCCATCGCCGAAGAGCTGAAATTGTCCGTGAAAACCGTCAGCGAATACCGCGCCCGCTTGCTGGTCAAGATGAAACTCAAGAATAGCGCGGAACTGACGCACTACGCGATCCGCAACCAGCTGGTGGATTGA
- a CDS encoding flagellar protein FlaG, with the protein MTIDTISAASASRIEKSYTPADIAPARAAASRSTTDAVTTQQNEQEPSRAQLDQAVSELNQSSQIKTQGLEFSVDEDSQRTVVMVIDQETKEVLRQIPTKEALALAKAFESAKGALISQSA; encoded by the coding sequence ATGACTATAGACACGATATCAGCCGCCTCGGCCAGCCGGATCGAGAAGAGTTACACTCCGGCAGACATCGCGCCGGCACGTGCCGCGGCATCTCGCAGCACCACTGACGCCGTGACAACGCAGCAAAATGAGCAGGAACCCAGCCGCGCCCAATTGGACCAGGCGGTATCGGAACTGAACCAGTCGTCACAAATCAAGACCCAGGGCCTGGAATTTTCCGTCGATGAGGACAGCCAGCGCACAGTCGTCATGGTGATCGACCAGGAAACCAAGGAAGTCTTGCGGCAGATCCCGACCAAGGAAGCCCTGGCGCTGGCCAAGGCCTTTGAGTCAGCCAAAGGCGCGCTCATCAGCCAAAGCGCCTGA
- a CDS encoding DNRLRE domain-containing protein: protein MLLLLGIASYAQQSFAKAVVIAPMEDISVYGNGRNGNTYFYSGIYAGNVFNGGVARMYEKFSLPAYVAGNSVTSALFEISYSPRQSYMNGAPLQIWAMSNDWDGGTLTRGRTPVIDYTASLGKIKAGINSTIYIDMTDFANQQYQKNAGAMSFVIMSKNEGRIADDFTYFDEKKSLNVTLTSAVPEPSTYAMMLMGLLTLLSRKTIFSQARGSWRSRQRG from the coding sequence GTGCTGTTATTGTTGGGGATTGCATCCTATGCACAGCAAAGTTTTGCGAAAGCAGTTGTTATTGCTCCTATGGAAGATATTTCGGTCTACGGCAATGGACGTAACGGTAACACCTATTTTTATAGTGGAATTTATGCGGGGAACGTGTTTAATGGCGGCGTAGCCAGGATGTATGAAAAGTTCAGCTTGCCTGCATATGTTGCCGGAAATTCCGTGACATCTGCACTGTTCGAGATATCGTACTCACCAAGGCAGAGCTATATGAATGGAGCTCCCCTGCAAATATGGGCTATGTCAAATGACTGGGATGGCGGTACGCTCACCCGTGGTAGAACGCCGGTTATCGATTACACTGCATCGCTGGGAAAAATCAAGGCCGGCATCAATTCCACCATATATATCGATATGACTGACTTTGCCAATCAGCAGTATCAAAAAAATGCCGGAGCGATGAGCTTTGTGATCATGTCGAAGAATGAAGGGCGAATAGCGGATGATTTTACCTATTTTGACGAGAAGAAGTCCCTGAATGTAACGTTAACATCGGCGGTCCCGGAACCATCAACATATGCGATGATGTTAATGGGGCTGTTAACATTGCTCTCGCGGAAAACCATTTTCTCTCAGGCGCGTGGTTCGTGGCGTAGCCGTCAGCGCGGTTAG
- a CDS encoding transposase — MARTARLFLPGMPLHVVQRGADRQACFLDADDYLRYLSYLSQALQANPCRIHAYVLMTNHVHLLLSADTSTIPSGLMKSLAQYFNWRYGRTGSIWDGRYKSCLVQDELYLLVCQRYIELNPVRAGMVDLPGAYRWSSYRCNACGELDSLVTAHPLYWRLGRSQVEAQAAYRELFQRDWSLRDLSQLRASINAEFALGDQDFLRHVAERGDQPQA; from the coding sequence ATGGCTCGCACCGCGCGCTTGTTTTTGCCTGGAATGCCCTTGCATGTGGTGCAGCGAGGGGCGGACAGGCAAGCATGTTTCCTTGATGCCGATGATTACCTGCGATATTTGTCTTATTTGAGCCAGGCGTTGCAAGCGAATCCATGCAGAATCCATGCTTATGTACTCATGACAAATCATGTGCATTTGCTGTTGTCAGCAGACACTTCCACTATTCCCTCTGGTTTAATGAAATCGCTTGCGCAATACTTCAATTGGCGTTACGGAAGGACTGGAAGCATATGGGATGGCCGTTATAAGTCTTGCCTGGTGCAAGATGAGTTATACCTACTGGTTTGTCAGCGTTATATCGAACTCAATCCGGTTCGTGCTGGGATGGTTGACTTGCCAGGAGCGTATCGTTGGTCCAGCTATCGCTGTAACGCGTGTGGCGAGCTTGATAGCCTGGTAACTGCACATCCGCTGTATTGGCGTTTGGGGAGAAGTCAGGTGGAAGCACAGGCTGCCTATCGTGAACTTTTTCAACGGGATTGGTCGTTGAGAGATTTGAGTCAGTTGCGCGCCAGTATCAATGCCGAATTTGCACTTGGTGATCAGGATTTTTTGCGACATGTTGCAGAACGCGGAGATCAGCCGCAGGCGTAA
- a CDS encoding sensor histidine kinase translates to MHDTPRLAPAMRAAAPEIYLYDAASLQLLDANDAACDNLQYARKELLAMTPFTLAPQLDAQQLAAVLATLDDSIGAQARLHVQQRRRDGSLYSLSLQLSRAHRHGRALLLAEGEDLRTPQATAAALAQVQSRFNAIVSNTPGLVYQFCLHADGRASFAYLSDGCQALLGLSPALLHARPELFYQLILADDRASYLESMQTSKTALWSWNWEGRIWIDAWKDVKWINLRSTPRALADGTVQWEGIMTNITESRLEQIEVRQSRARLAELTAHIDKVKEHERTRLARELHDDLGGNLTAIKMALAMLARRLPPDDTQLQEKADYVDALVDRSIDAVHRISLDLRPSMLDLGLVAALDWQVKEFARQAGIECQFISNRQHIDLELDQATSLFRIAQEALTNIAKHAQASKVSVRLARQRQHISLSIADNGVGMRLSDRAKPQSFGIRGMAERASALGGTLSLMDGPGGGTILSIKIRLTTAREAIIAAAASAPAHSGPPPDAA, encoded by the coding sequence ATGCACGACACTCCCCGGCTGGCCCCCGCCATGCGCGCGGCGGCGCCGGAAATCTACCTGTACGACGCGGCCAGCTTGCAATTGCTGGACGCCAACGATGCCGCCTGCGACAACTTGCAGTACGCGCGCAAGGAATTGCTGGCGATGACGCCCTTCACGCTGGCGCCGCAGCTCGATGCGCAGCAACTGGCCGCCGTGCTGGCCACCCTGGACGACAGCATCGGCGCGCAAGCCCGGCTGCACGTGCAGCAGCGCCGCCGCGACGGCAGCCTGTATTCGCTCAGCCTGCAGTTGTCGCGCGCCCACCGCCACGGCCGCGCCCTGCTGCTGGCCGAAGGCGAAGACTTGCGCACGCCGCAGGCGACGGCCGCCGCGCTGGCGCAGGTGCAGTCGCGCTTCAACGCCATCGTCTCGAATACGCCGGGCCTCGTGTACCAGTTCTGCCTGCATGCGGATGGACGGGCGTCCTTTGCCTACCTGAGCGACGGTTGCCAGGCCCTGCTGGGCCTGAGCCCGGCACTGCTGCACGCGCGCCCTGAACTGTTTTACCAGTTGATCCTCGCCGACGACCGCGCCTCGTATCTGGAATCGATGCAGACGTCAAAGACGGCCTTGTGGAGCTGGAACTGGGAAGGCCGCATCTGGATCGACGCCTGGAAGGACGTCAAATGGATCAACCTGCGCTCCACGCCGCGCGCGCTGGCCGACGGCACGGTGCAGTGGGAAGGCATCATGACGAACATCACGGAAAGCCGGCTCGAACAGATCGAAGTGCGCCAGTCGCGCGCCCGTCTGGCCGAGCTGACTGCGCATATCGACAAGGTCAAGGAACACGAACGCACGCGCCTGGCGCGCGAACTGCACGATGACCTGGGCGGCAACTTGACGGCGATCAAGATGGCCTTGGCCATGCTGGCGCGCCGCCTGCCACCCGACGATACCCAGCTGCAGGAAAAGGCCGACTATGTCGACGCCCTGGTCGACCGCAGCATCGACGCCGTGCACCGCATTTCGCTGGACTTGCGCCCGTCCATGCTGGACCTGGGCCTGGTCGCCGCGCTGGACTGGCAAGTCAAGGAATTCGCGCGCCAGGCAGGCATCGAATGCCAGTTCATTTCGAACCGCCAGCACATCGACCTCGAGCTGGACCAGGCGACGAGCCTGTTCCGCATCGCCCAGGAGGCGCTGACGAATATCGCCAAGCATGCGCAGGCGAGCAAGGTCAGCGTGCGCCTGGCCCGGCAGCGCCAGCATATCAGCCTGTCGATCGCCGACAATGGCGTCGGCATGCGCCTGTCCGACCGCGCCAAGCCGCAGTCGTTCGGCATCCGCGGCATGGCCGAACGGGCCAGCGCGCTGGGCGGTACCCTGAGCCTGATGGATGGGCCGGGCGGCGGCACCATCCTGAGCATAAAAATCCGGCTGACCACCGCGCGAGAGGCGATAATAGCGGCTGCAGCCAGTGCGCCAGCGCACAGCGGGCCGCCGCCAGACGCGGCCTAG
- the fliS gene encoding flagellar export chaperone FliS: MFGTQQRGVNAYAKVGLETGIVSASPHKLIVMLYDGALVAVLSAQMHMKSGNVPEKGKSISKAIQIIDNGLRASLDKDAGGQIAEGLDALYEYMSARLLMANLKNDISLLEEVQRLLTDLRETWNAIGATPAAIPGADLKRMPSLASA, encoded by the coding sequence ATGTTTGGAACCCAACAACGCGGCGTCAACGCCTATGCCAAGGTCGGCCTGGAGACGGGCATCGTCTCGGCCTCGCCGCACAAGCTGATCGTGATGCTGTACGACGGCGCCCTGGTGGCAGTGCTCAGCGCGCAGATGCACATGAAATCGGGCAATGTGCCGGAAAAAGGCAAGTCCATCTCGAAAGCCATCCAGATCATCGACAATGGCTTGCGCGCCAGCCTGGACAAGGACGCTGGCGGCCAGATCGCCGAAGGCCTCGACGCCCTGTACGAATACATGAGCGCGCGCCTGCTGATGGCCAACCTGAAAAACGACATCAGCCTGTTGGAAGAAGTGCAGCGCCTGCTGACCGACCTGCGCGAAACCTGGAACGCCATCGGCGCCACGCCGGCCGCCATTCCCGGCGCCGATTTGAAACGTATGCCCAGCCTTGCGAGCGCCTGA
- a CDS encoding flagellin gives MAAVINTNIASLNSQRNLGSSQASLSTSLQRLSSGLRINSAKDDAAGLAISDRMTSQIRGMTQATRNANDGVSLAQTAEGALSSSGDILQRIRELAVQSSNSTNSSSDRQALQTEVTQLNSELNRIATTTSFNGQALLDGTMGTANFQVGADANQLISANGANFLTNTYGNNRVENNAVAAKLTTTNVVAAKDVTVNGKLGTDKYTTVAGDTAKSIAAALNAKTASTGVTATAKTEANLGLGAESYSFKLNGDNSAPADAVTVSFTVTGAANQAADFAAGINAINAQTAKTGITASFDAKNPGIKLSNANGADIQVTNGATAAVKLDVKTYNLDNTLSAAADTKGAAAVGIANGSVTFDSDSSFSVTDAGSGLGLGAAAAGTTNAGSQLKSVASLDVTTFAGAQLALKITDAALSTVNSQRAQYGALQSRFSSAISNLQSTTENLSASRSRIVDTDFAAETASLTRGQILQQAGTAMLAQANSLPNGVLSLLRG, from the coding sequence ATGGCTGCAGTAATTAACACCAACATCGCTTCCCTGAACTCGCAACGCAACCTGGGCTCCTCGCAAGCATCCCTGAGCACCTCGCTGCAACGCTTGTCCTCTGGCTTGCGCATCAACAGCGCCAAGGATGATGCTGCTGGTCTGGCGATTTCCGACCGTATGACGTCGCAAATCCGCGGCATGACCCAAGCAACCCGCAATGCAAACGACGGCGTCTCGCTGGCCCAAACGGCCGAAGGTGCACTGTCGAGCTCGGGCGACATCCTGCAACGTATCCGCGAACTGGCCGTACAGTCGTCGAACTCGACCAACTCGTCGAGCGACCGCCAGGCGCTGCAAACCGAGGTGACGCAGCTGAACTCGGAACTGAACCGTATCGCCACGACCACCTCGTTCAACGGCCAGGCACTGCTCGATGGCACCATGGGTACGGCCAACTTCCAGGTCGGCGCCGATGCGAACCAGCTGATTTCCGCCAACGGCGCGAACTTCCTGACGAACACATATGGCAACAACCGCGTTGAAAACAACGCTGTTGCAGCCAAACTGACCACGACCAACGTCGTTGCAGCCAAAGATGTCACCGTCAACGGCAAGCTGGGTACCGACAAGTACACCACCGTTGCAGGCGACACCGCCAAGTCGATCGCTGCCGCATTGAATGCCAAAACGGCAAGCACCGGCGTCACCGCCACGGCAAAAACCGAAGCCAACCTGGGCTTGGGTGCGGAATCGTACTCGTTCAAATTGAACGGCGATAATTCTGCACCTGCTGATGCCGTGACTGTTTCGTTCACCGTCACCGGCGCCGCCAACCAGGCGGCCGACTTTGCCGCCGGCATCAACGCGATCAATGCACAAACCGCCAAAACGGGCATCACGGCAAGTTTTGACGCCAAAAATCCTGGCATCAAGCTGAGTAATGCCAATGGTGCCGACATCCAGGTGACGAATGGCGCCACGGCTGCTGTCAAGCTGGACGTCAAAACCTACAACTTGGATAACACGTTGTCGGCGGCTGCTGATACCAAAGGTGCAGCTGCAGTTGGTATCGCCAACGGCAGCGTGACGTTCGATTCGGACAGCAGCTTCTCCGTGACCGATGCGGGTTCCGGCCTGGGCCTGGGTGCGGCGGCCGCTGGAACCACGAATGCTGGTTCGCAGCTGAAATCGGTTGCATCGCTGGACGTCACGACGTTTGCGGGCGCGCAATTGGCCCTGAAGATCACCGATGCGGCACTGTCGACGGTCAACAGCCAACGCGCCCAGTACGGTGCTTTGCAATCGCGCTTCTCCTCGGCGATTTCGAACCTGCAATCGACGACGGAAAACCTGTCCGCATCGCGCAGCCGCATCGTCGATACCGACTTCGCAGCAGAAACGGCCAGCCTGACCCGCGGCCAGATCCTGCAACAAGCTGGTACCGCCATGCTGGCGCAAGCAAACTCGCTGCCTAACGGCGTGCTGAGCCTGCTGCGCGGCTAA
- the greB gene encoding transcription elongation factor GreB: MNKAFVKESDNDDDEEAAALALAIPAGAKNYITPAGYQRIKEELLQLIDVDRPEVVRIVHWAASNGDRSENGDYIYGKRRLREIDRRIRFLTKRMDLAAIVDPSVHHGNDQVFFGATVKYRTEDGETHTITIVGIDEFDPLNGKISWVSPMARTITKAREGDVITLTTPLGEQELELLEVTYPAPGEG; the protein is encoded by the coding sequence ATGAATAAAGCCTTTGTAAAAGAATCCGACAACGACGACGATGAAGAAGCGGCCGCGCTGGCGCTGGCCATTCCCGCCGGTGCCAAGAACTACATCACGCCCGCCGGTTACCAGCGCATCAAGGAAGAGCTGCTGCAGCTGATCGACGTCGACCGTCCGGAAGTGGTGCGCATCGTCCATTGGGCGGCGTCGAATGGCGACCGTTCGGAAAATGGCGACTATATCTACGGCAAACGCCGCCTGCGCGAAATCGACCGCCGCATCCGCTTCCTCACCAAGCGCATGGACCTGGCCGCCATCGTCGACCCCAGCGTGCACCATGGCAACGACCAGGTGTTCTTTGGCGCCACCGTCAAATATCGCACGGAAGATGGCGAAACGCACACCATCACCATCGTCGGCATCGACGAGTTCGATCCCCTGAACGGCAAGATCAGCTGGGTCTCACCCATGGCCCGCACCATCACCAAGGCGCGCGAAGGCGACGTGATCACCCTCACCACGCCGCTGGGCGAGCAGGAACTGGAGTTGCTGGAAGTGACGTATCCGGCGCCGGGGGAAGGGTAG
- the fliD gene encoding flagellar filament capping protein FliD produces MAITPTLSSPGIGNSMLDVNAIIEKLMTAESAPLNLYDKKTASYQAKLSALGTLGGSISTFQSSLSSLTNSNNFRAVSATPSDPLVLSASAGAKAVAGTYNINVSQLAQAQTLTSGGMASKLSTIGLGAKTTISFQLGSASGGTFGTKGTALSGSTLLNGVSNGSLSLNGTAIPTDASTKSARALADAINAKSSTTGVTATAQPASSDAAMFGTYGNVATSGAGSSYSLSVGGIEIVSQGENVAAGAGITAASLDAKLEGPNAVSNALAAANITVTGKAADGTLQFTRADGSNINIEEVVTGGVSGGIGKAAGASNDGSNVTIASAITLTSGNASPIIIAGSNPAAAGLTAGTVGSYMGAGFTQDATQATGSVVIDSTNNTLQGIRDAINNAGLGVTASIVSDGTDKPFHLVLSSSKTGANSAMKISLSGSDGQPADSALESLLAYDVGGAQNLKQNSAAQNTMFSVNGIPITSSSNSVDTAIEGITLNIAKVGSSSLSVAKDTTTVKTSINSFVKAYNELNTAIGKMTAYNPDTKTGGVLLGDSTVQSIQSQLRRQLGAPITGLNSTMSTLSQVGISFQKDGSLALDSSKLDKAISANFSDIAGLFSAIGKTSDSNVSFTSSTAATKPGTYELSITTMASQGSLTSTGVLGASTTIASDTTWNVTLNDTDPSSAKNTAQVTIPAGTYTPAQLAALVQSSINGVKAFSDNGATVSASIDGTGKLVLASSRYGSVSNLALSNGTGTTIETLFGTAKPVKGADVAGTLGGQPVIGSGQTLTGAPGSSSEGLKIEVTGGTIGPRGTVSFSQGYAYQLNNLATSFLGTDGMITGRTNGINETLKSVAAQRDKFSEKLTAIEARYRAQFSRLDVSLSAMQTTQTYLTQQLAAIAANR; encoded by the coding sequence GTGGCCATCACACCAACCTTATCCTCTCCGGGCATCGGCAATAGCATGCTGGACGTCAATGCCATCATCGAGAAGCTGATGACGGCTGAGTCGGCGCCGCTGAATCTCTACGACAAGAAAACGGCTTCCTACCAGGCCAAGCTCAGCGCCCTGGGTACACTGGGCGGTTCGATCAGCACCTTCCAGAGCTCGCTGTCGTCACTGACCAACTCGAACAATTTTCGCGCCGTCAGCGCCACGCCATCGGATCCGCTGGTGCTGTCCGCCAGCGCTGGCGCCAAGGCCGTGGCCGGCACTTACAATATCAATGTCTCGCAGCTGGCGCAGGCGCAGACCCTGACGTCAGGTGGCATGGCCAGCAAGCTGTCGACCATCGGCCTGGGCGCCAAGACGACGATTTCCTTCCAGCTCGGCTCGGCAAGCGGCGGCACCTTTGGCACCAAAGGCACGGCCCTGAGCGGCAGCACACTGCTGAACGGCGTGAGCAACGGTTCGCTGAGCCTCAACGGCACGGCCATCCCGACGGACGCCAGCACGAAAAGCGCACGCGCGCTGGCCGATGCCATCAATGCCAAGAGCAGCACCACGGGCGTCACGGCAACGGCCCAGCCAGCAAGCAGTGATGCCGCCATGTTCGGCACGTATGGCAATGTCGCCACCAGCGGCGCGGGCAGCAGCTATTCCCTGTCCGTTGGCGGCATTGAAATCGTCTCGCAAGGCGAGAACGTGGCCGCCGGCGCCGGTATCACCGCCGCCAGCCTCGATGCGAAGCTGGAAGGGCCGAATGCCGTCTCGAATGCGCTGGCCGCGGCCAATATCACGGTCACGGGCAAGGCTGCCGATGGCACCTTGCAATTTACGCGCGCCGATGGCTCCAACATCAATATTGAAGAGGTCGTCACGGGTGGCGTCAGCGGTGGCATCGGCAAGGCAGCGGGCGCAAGCAACGATGGCTCGAATGTGACAATTGCCAGCGCCATCACCCTGACATCGGGCAATGCCAGCCCCATCATCATCGCTGGCAGCAATCCGGCCGCCGCCGGCCTGACGGCGGGCACCGTCGGCAGCTACATGGGTGCCGGTTTTACCCAGGATGCGACGCAGGCAACGGGGTCGGTCGTCATTGATTCGACAAACAATACCTTGCAAGGCATACGCGACGCCATCAACAACGCCGGCCTGGGCGTCACGGCCAGCATCGTTTCCGACGGCACGGATAAACCGTTCCACCTGGTACTCAGCTCAAGCAAGACGGGCGCCAATTCGGCCATGAAAATCTCGCTGAGCGGCAGTGACGGCCAGCCTGCGGACAGTGCCCTGGAATCCTTGCTGGCCTACGACGTTGGCGGCGCGCAGAATCTGAAGCAGAACAGCGCGGCACAGAACACCATGTTCAGTGTTAACGGCATTCCCATCACCAGCAGCTCGAACAGCGTCGATACGGCAATCGAAGGCATTACCCTGAACATCGCCAAGGTCGGCAGCAGCAGCCTGTCCGTTGCCAAAGATACCACCACCGTCAAGACCAGCATCAACTCCTTCGTCAAGGCATACAACGAACTGAACACGGCGATCGGTAAAATGACGGCGTACAATCCCGACACCAAGACTGGCGGCGTGCTGCTGGGCGACTCGACCGTGCAATCGATCCAGAGCCAGCTGCGCCGACAGCTGGGCGCGCCGATCACCGGCTTGAACAGCACTATGAGTACCCTCAGCCAGGTGGGTATTTCTTTCCAGAAAGACGGCAGCCTGGCGCTGGATTCCAGCAAACTCGACAAGGCCATCAGTGCCAATTTCAGCGATATCGCTGGCCTGTTCTCGGCCATCGGCAAGACCAGCGACAGCAACGTCTCCTTTACCAGCTCGACGGCGGCAACCAAGCCCGGCACGTATGAACTGAGCATCACCACCATGGCCAGCCAGGGTTCGCTCACCTCGACCGGCGTGCTGGGCGCCAGCACGACCATCGCCAGCGATACCACCTGGAACGTGACCCTGAACGATACGGATCCTTCATCCGCCAAGAACACGGCCCAGGTGACGATACCGGCCGGCACCTACACACCGGCCCAGCTGGCGGCGCTGGTGCAATCGTCGATCAATGGCGTGAAAGCCTTCTCGGACAATGGCGCCACCGTGTCCGCTTCGATCGATGGCACGGGCAAGCTGGTGCTGGCCTCGAGCCGCTATGGTTCCGTGTCGAACCTGGCCCTGAGCAACGGCACGGGAACCACCATTGAAACCTTGTTTGGCACGGCCAAGCCCGTCAAGGGCGCCGACGTGGCTGGCACCCTGGGCGGACAACCGGTCATCGGCTCCGGTCAGACGCTGACGGGCGCGCCCGGTTCATCGTCGGAAGGCTTGAAAATCGAGGTAACTGGCGGCACGATCGGCCCGCGCGGCACCGTCAGCTTCTCGCAAGGCTATGCCTACCAGCTGAACAATCTGGCCACCTCCTTCCTGGGGACGGACGGCATGATCACCGGCCGCACGAATGGCATCAACGAAACCCTGAAATCGGTGGCGGCGCAGCGCGACAAGTTCAGCGAAAAACTGACCGCCATCGAAGCGCGCTATCGCGCCCAGTTCTCGCGCCTCGACGTGTCGCTGAGTGCCATGCAGACTACGCAGACCTATCTGACCCAGCAGCTGGCCGCCATCGCCGCCAACCGTTAA
- a CDS encoding diguanylate cyclase has protein sequence MNPADIAREAFRRLATRRIAPTPSAYRDIYNEIAGISEPADSPAAPGAVLAASAPTESGAENVLTQFAAKMSESAGELGDFGKRFQRALKARDWDSYARTLAQLAEKQVKKGGGIELPPLPDGEQTRTLRELLSRTLGFAVATLLTGTPALVEEAESLGAAIKQAHTEEALNEAALRLKQLCYQIELKSGDTAEQQELLLRLFKLLLDNVSQLLDDDSWLRGQVDAVQNLIAGPLDQRALEDATRSLKEVIYKQSQLKHSLSDVKLTVKNMMMTFIDRLGQVAASTGDFHEKIGGYSEKISQAENISELNSVLDEVLRETRMVQNEALRARDKMVLARQEVQDAEQRIHTLEAKLQHMSELVREDQLTGSLNRRGLDDVFERETARSDRRGTPLCIAMLDLDDFKRLNDTYGHLAGDAALKHLVKIVKETLRSMDVIARFGGEEFLILLPETTVEAASSTMTRLQRELTRHFFLHDNEKVLITFSAGVALRLPNEDQAELVKRADRAMYQAKQTGKNRVVVAE, from the coding sequence ATGAACCCGGCCGATATCGCCCGCGAAGCGTTTCGCCGCCTGGCCACGCGCCGCATCGCCCCCACGCCGAGCGCCTACCGCGATATCTACAATGAAATCGCCGGCATCAGCGAACCGGCGGACAGCCCTGCGGCGCCTGGTGCCGTGCTGGCCGCCAGCGCACCGACGGAGAGCGGCGCGGAAAACGTCCTGACGCAATTTGCCGCCAAGATGAGCGAATCGGCGGGCGAACTGGGCGACTTTGGCAAGCGTTTCCAGCGCGCACTGAAAGCGCGCGACTGGGACAGCTATGCGCGCACCCTGGCGCAGCTGGCGGAGAAACAGGTCAAGAAAGGCGGCGGCATCGAATTGCCGCCCTTGCCGGACGGCGAACAGACGCGCACCCTGCGTGAATTGCTCAGCCGTACCTTGGGCTTTGCCGTCGCCACCTTGCTGACGGGCACGCCCGCGCTGGTGGAAGAGGCCGAATCGCTGGGCGCGGCCATCAAGCAAGCCCATACGGAAGAAGCGCTGAACGAAGCGGCCCTGCGCCTGAAACAGCTGTGCTACCAGATCGAATTGAAAAGCGGCGACACGGCCGAGCAGCAGGAATTGCTGCTGCGCCTGTTCAAGCTGCTGCTCGACAACGTCAGCCAGTTGCTCGACGACGACAGCTGGCTACGCGGCCAGGTCGATGCCGTGCAAAACCTGATCGCTGGCCCGCTCGACCAGCGCGCGCTGGAAGACGCCACGCGCAGCCTGAAGGAAGTCATCTACAAGCAAAGCCAGCTCAAGCACAGCCTGTCCGACGTCAAGCTGACGGTCAAGAACATGATGATGACCTTCATCGACCGCCTGGGCCAAGTGGCGGCCAGTACGGGCGACTTCCATGAAAAGATCGGCGGCTATTCGGAAAAGATCAGCCAGGCGGAAAATATCAGCGAACTGAACAGCGTTCTCGACGAAGTCCTGCGCGAAACGCGCATGGTGCAGAACGAGGCCTTGCGCGCACGTGACAAGATGGTACTGGCGCGCCAGGAAGTGCAGGATGCCGAGCAACGCATCCACACCCTGGAAGCGAAACTCCAGCATATGAGCGAACTGGTGCGGGAAGATCAGCTGACGGGCAGCCTGAACCGCCGTGGCCTGGACGACGTGTTCGAACGCGAGACGGCCCGTTCCGACCGCCGCGGCACGCCGCTGTGCATCGCCATGCTGGACCTCGACGACTTCAAGCGCCTGAACGATACCTACGGCCACCTGGCCGGAGATGCCGCCTTGAAACACCTGGTGAAGATCGTCAAGGAAACCCTGCGCTCGATGGACGTCATCGCCCGCTTCGGCGGCGAGGAATTCCTCATCCTGCTGCCGGAAACCACGGTCGAGGCCGCCTCATCGACGATGACGCGCCTGCAGCGCGAGCTGACCCGGCATTTCTTCCTGCACGACAACGAAAAGGTCTTGATCACCTTCTCCGCCGGCGTCGCCCTGCGCCTGCCCAACGAAGACCAGGCCGAGCTGGTCAAGCGCGCCGACCGCGCCATGTACCAGGCCAAGCAGACGGGCAAGAACCGGGTGGTGGTGGCGGAGTGA